Proteins encoded within one genomic window of Rhodothermaceae bacterium:
- the rpoC gene encoding DNA-directed RNA polymerase subunit beta' produces the protein MPYGNTPSQSKAFSSITINLASPETILDRSHGEVLKPETINYRSFKPEKDGLFCERIFGPVKDWECYCSKYKRIRYKGIICDRCGVEVTQKSVRRERMGHIALSVPVVHIWYFRTMPNKIGHLLNIRTKKLEKVIYFEEYVVVQAGCAAEHGIEDNQLLKEEDYYEILYKIREDNNRLSDDDPEKFIAMIGGEAIEFMLKRLRLEELSHELRFQIKTESSQQRKADAIKRLTVVEAFRDANRRLDNYPEWMVLRVIPVIPPELRPLVPLEGGRFATSDLNDLYRRVIIRNNRLQRLIDIKAPEVILRNEKRMLQEAVDSLFDNSRKVNAVRSDSNRALKSLSDMLKGKQGRFRQNLLGKRVDYSGRSVIVVGPELDLHQCGIPKEMAVELFKPFVIRKLIERGIVKTVKSAKKIVDKRTSEVWDILEKVIQGRPVMLNRAPTLHRLGFQAFQPVLTEGKAIQLHPLVCTAFNADFDGDQMAVHVPLGHDACMEAMILMLSSHNILSPAHGGPITVPTQDMVLGLYYLTKSRSGCKGEGMKLSSLSEVRQAFDQQMVDVHAKIKVRLSTGEVIDTTVGRVLFNEVVPDGVPYINDVLTKKNLRRIIGEVLTATDFPQTARFLDEIKRAGFERATTAGLTFSLADIVVPDKKMDLINTAETEVAKAYDNYEEGYITDNERYNKVIDIWTRTNNSVSEVLFDTLKEHEDGFNAIYMMADSGARGSKEQIRQLGGMRGLMAKPQKSLVGSAGEIIENPIVSNFKEGLSVLEYFISTHGARKGLADTALKTADAGYLTRRLVDVAQDVTITSYDCGTLRGIGITSLKDNETVVEPLADRILGRVSLHDVRDPLTDQVIVLANEMIDEEKAKHIAGTSIERVEIRSVLTCEEKRGTCSLCYGRNLGTGRLVESGEAVGIVAAQSIGEPGTQLTLRTFHVGGTASRIEADSTIRSKFGGRVVFENLRTVSLESADGPAEIVLTRQGEIRIVDEENRQLFASIIPFGAEVLVSDGEMVDKDAVLAGWDPYNSVILSEVSGSIQFQDIIEGTTLREESDKFIGRKDKVIIESRERSLTPALRVFMDDDSHREYPLPVRARLQVNEGDFVQAGEVLAKIPRQSARTRDITGGLPRVTELFEARTPTDAAVVSEIDGVVSFGGRKRGAQEVIVTSRDGIDEHSYLVSLQKHILVNEHDFVRAGDALSDGQISPRDILRIKGARAVQEYLVNEIQEVYRLQGVAINDKHIEVIVRQMMQKIRVTDPGDTTLLEEEGIARFQLEELNDALYDKFVVTDAGDSGLRIGSLVDRRQLREVNSEMKRRDIKEVTVREAQPAVGEPILLGITQAALATDSFISAASFQETTKVLTEAAIAAKVDPLYGLKENVIVGHLIPAGTGQRRFRDIVVGSKSELEELQASISADIEQSAGGDSAPSQPPIKRVKPVLELKV, from the coding sequence ATGCCGTACGGGAATACCCCATCACAGAGTAAAGCTTTTTCATCCATCACCATTAACCTTGCTTCGCCAGAGACAATTCTGGATCGGAGTCATGGTGAGGTTCTTAAGCCGGAGACGATTAATTATCGCAGTTTTAAGCCCGAGAAGGATGGGCTGTTCTGCGAGCGCATTTTTGGTCCCGTCAAAGATTGGGAGTGCTACTGCAGCAAGTACAAACGCATTCGCTACAAGGGAATTATTTGTGATCGCTGTGGTGTGGAAGTGACCCAAAAGAGTGTGCGACGTGAGCGCATGGGGCATATTGCCTTGTCTGTTCCTGTTGTGCATATCTGGTACTTCCGTACTATGCCGAACAAGATTGGGCACCTGCTCAATATTCGGACGAAGAAGCTGGAGAAAGTCATTTACTTTGAGGAATATGTGGTTGTCCAGGCCGGGTGCGCCGCTGAACATGGAATTGAGGACAACCAACTTCTGAAAGAAGAGGACTATTACGAGATCCTGTACAAGATCAGAGAAGACAATAATCGTCTCTCTGATGATGATCCCGAGAAGTTTATTGCGATGATCGGGGGTGAGGCGATTGAATTTATGTTGAAGCGCCTTCGATTGGAAGAGCTTTCGCATGAGCTCAGATTTCAGATCAAGACGGAAAGCAGCCAGCAGCGCAAAGCAGATGCGATTAAGCGTCTGACTGTGGTGGAGGCCTTCAGAGATGCGAATCGGCGGTTAGATAATTATCCAGAGTGGATGGTCCTGCGTGTGATTCCTGTAATTCCGCCTGAGCTACGCCCTCTGGTTCCCCTGGAAGGTGGCAGGTTTGCTACGAGTGACCTGAATGATCTTTACCGCCGAGTGATCATTCGCAACAACAGGCTGCAACGCCTGATTGATATTAAAGCGCCGGAAGTGATACTGCGGAATGAAAAACGGATGCTTCAGGAGGCTGTGGACAGTCTATTTGATAATTCCCGAAAGGTAAATGCAGTGCGCAGCGATTCGAATCGGGCATTAAAAAGCCTTTCGGATATGCTCAAGGGGAAGCAGGGACGCTTCCGCCAGAATCTGTTGGGGAAACGCGTAGACTACTCTGGGCGCTCCGTCATTGTGGTAGGCCCGGAGCTTGATTTGCACCAGTGTGGTATCCCGAAAGAAATGGCTGTCGAGTTATTTAAGCCATTTGTGATCAGAAAGCTGATTGAGCGAGGCATTGTCAAAACCGTGAAAAGTGCCAAGAAGATCGTTGACAAACGAACGTCAGAGGTCTGGGACATTCTGGAAAAAGTAATTCAGGGACGTCCGGTTATGCTGAACCGAGCACCCACGCTCCATCGACTGGGTTTTCAGGCATTCCAGCCGGTCCTGACAGAAGGAAAAGCGATCCAGCTACATCCCCTTGTGTGTACGGCATTTAATGCTGACTTTGATGGGGACCAGATGGCTGTTCATGTCCCATTGGGGCATGATGCATGCATGGAGGCAATGATTTTGATGTTGTCAAGCCACAACATCCTCTCGCCAGCTCATGGTGGTCCCATTACAGTACCGACACAGGATATGGTTCTTGGTCTGTACTACCTGACAAAATCACGTTCGGGTTGCAAAGGGGAGGGGATGAAGCTTTCCTCTTTATCAGAGGTCCGACAGGCCTTTGATCAGCAAATGGTTGATGTTCATGCCAAAATCAAGGTCCGATTGAGTACGGGAGAGGTCATCGATACAACGGTCGGCCGCGTATTGTTTAATGAAGTTGTGCCGGATGGTGTGCCCTATATCAATGATGTGCTGACGAAAAAGAATCTGAGGCGTATCATCGGAGAGGTATTGACGGCGACAGACTTCCCACAGACTGCTCGTTTTCTGGATGAAATTAAGCGGGCTGGCTTTGAGCGTGCGACAACGGCTGGACTCACCTTTTCACTGGCAGACATCGTTGTTCCAGATAAAAAGATGGACCTCATCAACACGGCGGAGACCGAGGTTGCCAAGGCCTATGATAATTACGAGGAAGGCTATATCACTGATAATGAGCGCTATAACAAGGTTATAGATATCTGGACCCGGACGAACAATAGCGTATCTGAGGTTCTCTTTGATACGCTGAAAGAGCATGAAGATGGCTTTAATGCAATCTACATGATGGCGGATTCAGGCGCTCGTGGTTCAAAAGAGCAGATCCGGCAATTGGGGGGAATGCGTGGGCTTATGGCGAAGCCGCAAAAAAGCTTGGTTGGCTCTGCAGGCGAGATCATCGAAAACCCGATTGTGTCAAATTTCAAGGAAGGATTGTCGGTGCTGGAGTACTTCATCTCAACACACGGTGCACGAAAAGGCCTTGCAGATACGGCCCTCAAAACTGCGGATGCCGGTTATTTGACTCGTCGTCTTGTAGATGTAGCACAGGATGTGACGATTACGTCATATGACTGCGGTACATTGCGAGGGATTGGAATTACTTCACTCAAGGACAATGAGACGGTCGTGGAACCACTAGCGGACCGGATTCTTGGCCGCGTATCATTGCATGATGTGCGTGATCCACTTACGGATCAAGTGATTGTGCTTGCCAATGAGATGATTGATGAAGAAAAGGCCAAGCATATTGCGGGAACCAGCATTGAACGGGTAGAAATTCGTTCCGTCCTTACCTGCGAAGAGAAGCGGGGCACATGTTCTTTGTGTTATGGGCGTAACCTGGGTACCGGGCGGCTTGTGGAGTCGGGGGAGGCAGTCGGTATTGTGGCAGCACAATCCATTGGTGAACCAGGTACACAGCTGACCCTGCGTACGTTTCACGTTGGTGGGACCGCCAGTCGGATTGAGGCAGACAGCACAATCAGAAGCAAATTCGGAGGCCGGGTGGTCTTTGAAAATTTGCGCACGGTTTCACTTGAGAGTGCCGATGGCCCAGCGGAAATTGTTCTCACCCGACAAGGTGAGATTCGCATCGTTGACGAGGAAAATCGACAGCTGTTTGCGTCCATCATTCCGTTTGGTGCCGAAGTCCTTGTATCAGATGGGGAAATGGTGGATAAGGACGCGGTTCTTGCCGGTTGGGATCCCTACAATAGTGTGATTTTATCTGAAGTGTCTGGCTCTATCCAATTCCAGGACATTATTGAAGGCACAACATTACGGGAAGAATCTGACAAGTTCATTGGCCGAAAGGATAAGGTAATTATTGAGAGCAGAGAGCGTTCACTCACTCCTGCACTTCGGGTATTTATGGATGACGATAGTCATCGGGAATATCCGTTGCCGGTTCGTGCACGATTACAGGTGAATGAGGGAGATTTTGTGCAGGCGGGCGAAGTATTGGCAAAAATCCCGAGGCAGTCGGCCAGGACTCGTGATATTACAGGTGGCTTGCCTCGTGTGACTGAACTTTTTGAAGCACGGACACCAACCGACGCTGCTGTAGTCAGCGAGATTGATGGGGTAGTGAGTTTTGGTGGCAGGAAGCGTGGTGCACAGGAAGTTATCGTCACGAGTCGTGATGGGATAGATGAGCACTCCTATCTTGTTTCGCTGCAGAAGCATATTCTGGTCAATGAGCATGATTTTGTTCGTGCCGGGGATGCGCTTTCGGATGGACAGATTTCCCCAAGGGATATCCTTCGAATTAAAGGTGCTCGAGCAGTGCAGGAATATCTCGTGAATGAGATTCAGGAGGTATACAGGTTGCAGGGGGTTGCCATCAATGACAAGCACATTGAAGTAATTGTGCGTCAGATGATGCAGAAAATACGTGTTACCGATCCAGGCGATACAACACTTCTGGAAGAGGAAGGAATCGCACGATTCCAGCTTGAAGAGCTCAACGATGCCCTTTATGACAAGTTTGTGGTTACGGATGCAGGAGACTCGGGACTGCGTATCGGTTCTCTGGTAGATCGACGCCAGCTGCGAGAGGTGAATTCAGAAATGAAGCGACGGGATATCAAAGAGGTTACTGTACGTGAAGCGCAGCCCGCTGTTGGGGAACCAATACTTTTGGGGATCACGCAGGCAGCTCTTGCGACTGACTCGTTCATATCGGCCGCCTCATTCCAGGAAACTACCAAGGTGCTCACAGAGGCAGCAATCGCAGCGAAAGTTGACCCGCTTTACGGACTCAAGGAAAATGTAATTGTTGGCCACTTGATTCCAGCCGGAACGGGACAACGTCGATTCCGCGATATTGTGGTCGGCTCCAAGAGTGAACTGGAAGAACTGCAAGCCTCAATTAGTGCTGACATTGAGCAGTCTGCAGGAGGCGATTCAGCTCCCAGCCAGCCCCCGATCAAGAGGGTCAAGCCGGTGCTGGAACTCAAGGTTTAG